The Sorex araneus isolate mSorAra2 chromosome X, mSorAra2.pri, whole genome shotgun sequence DNA segment tctttcttcccaGGTGATTCCACTTAGATTTTCCTATGCAGCACTTTGGGTATATTTACTCTCGACAACAGAggcaaatttcattttaaagtcaATGCCTCTCTGGAGCTGCGTCTGTGAGACTAGAACGTGAGTGGAGACATCTGAGCAACTTCTCCACCAGATGGCAGTCATCACATAAGCTTGCTAGATGCCCAGGACAGTCATGACCCACAGATGACATTAACAGTCAACATAGTGGCTCCTAAGCAACTTGGGAAGGCTGAGAGTATGCCTACAGGGCTTACAACACTGATCTGGTGTgaggctgttttgttttttgtttgggggttttaaaatattttttattatgggggccggagcgatagcacagcggggagggcgtttgccttgcacgtggccgaccagggttcgatccccggtatcccatatggtcccccaagcactgccaggaacaattcctgagtgcaaagccaggagtaacccctgagcatccctgggtgtgacccaaaaagaaaaaaaaaatttaatgtatcaccgtgagatagttacagctttacaaacttgcatgattacctttcagtcatacagtatttgagtacccatccctccacccgtgcccattctccaccatcaatgttcccagtatccttcccgccacccccaccctatcctgcccccagcctctgtggcaggcgcattccctctttctctctccttttgggtgttaggctttgcaatacaggtacttagcggccatcatgtctggtccagagtctactttcagcatacatctaccatcctgagagagccctccaagcatcatttccttagtggtctcttctctctcccagctggtGAGGCTGGTTTGACTGCCATCATCCTTCCCTCATGGCCTTGACCCTGAACCACATTTAGGATCAgttatatagcagtcacatatTAACCCTACAGAAATGCTAACTTGTCGCATTTCACACTGCACGAGCTGGAAGAGGCCCTGTCACAGTCTCTCACTATCCAGGTCCAGGAGCCACTGGGGTTAGCATCATCCCAACCCAGGGCAATCGGGGTTGCTTCCGCAGGAAAGGACCGGAGAGACACGCATCGTTGTCCCGACGCTTCCCTTCTCATCCTTCTCATAGCCAAGTGGTCAGAAACCACAAGTGGTCTCACTAGACCCAGTCTTGGAGGAAAAGCAGATCTTGGCAAATCTCAGAAGAAGTATCTACCTTACTGCTTGTCTCTCACCTGCCCTTCTGCAATAATGCCTGCTGTCCATAACGGCGAGGGCTCCAGCAGCtcgggtttgtttgtttttttaatttttttttctttttgggtcacacccagcaatgctcaagggttactcctggctctgcactcaggaatcactcctggcggtgtttggggaaccatatgggatgctggggatcgaacccaggtcagccgcgtgcaaggcaaaggccctccccgctggactatctctccagcccctccagcagctcgggtttttttttttttctttttgggtcacacctggcgatgcacaggggttactcctggctctgcactcaggaattactcctggcggtgctcaggggaccatatgggatgctgggatctgaacccgggtgggccgcgtgcaaggcaaatgccctacccgctatgctatcgctccagcccctccagcagcTCGGGTTTTAAAGTGACTTTGGGTCCTCTTGGAGCGCGTGGTGAGCAGCCAACATGGCGCCGAAAGACAAGGAGCCTAAGAGGGCAACCTGGAAGTTTAATTTGGATCTTAGGCATCCTGTAGAAGATGGGATTTTTGACTCAGGAAATTTTGAACAGTTTCTGCGAGAGAAGGTGAAAGTGAATGGAAAAACTGGAAATCTCGGGAATGTTGTTCACATTGAACGCCTAAAGAGTAACATCACCGCTGTTTCTGAGAAACAGTTCtctaaaagatatttaaaatatcttaccaAGAAATACCTTAAGAAGAACAATCTCCGTGATTGGGTTCGTGTAGTTGCATCGGACAAGGAAACCTACGAACTCCACTACTTCCAGATGAGTCAAGATGAAGATGGATCGGAGTCTGAGGATTAGTTTCTGCTTGTAAACTGAAGCAATACAAGACAAAGAAGTACCTAGAAATGGACTTGCGGTTTGTTGGTAAATAAAAGATATtcttgaaacttaaaaaatatataaataaataaagtgacttTGGGAACAGTAGCCAAGCACGAAGGGAGAACTATTTGGAAGCCTTAGTCCCTGCCTTACTGGAGTAGCCACACCAATTGAAGACAACTTCAGGACTTcctaaatgtgaaaaataattttgggagaatcttgccccaccccccccaaaaaagttattTGGGTGTTTTATTACCTGCAGGTGAATTTAACTCATACTAATATGAAGCCCCACTGCGAAGTCTACAGGGGTTCTTTTCCTAAttaacattttcctttcttctttccaagTTCAAAATTGCTAGACACAAATctgagaaagagatcaaaatatcttttttgggggggtggtgggggatcacacctagcgatgctcaggggttactcctagttctgcacttaggaatcactcctggtggtgcttgggggaccctatgggatgccgggaattgaacgccttacccgctgtactattgctccggccctgagaTCAAAGTATCTTGGACTAACTGAAGATAAGCGTTTGCTGACACTTCATCCCGGAATGGGGCATGCGACATTTCTCACGTCACACCACAGACATCTGAACCTGTAGTACTGTGCAGGGCCGTCTTCCACAGCTTAGTAACACCACTGGCTCGACCTCCAGGTGCCTGTCGCGCAGCTCAATCTTGATCACTTCTCCAGATATGCACTAACATAGCTGTACTgccgctccagccctccttcatTTTTGCTCTTTTCTCTGCTCCATCTCTTCTTCGAGCATCCACTTCCTGTCCTTGGAAGGGCAGGCTGGAAGTCCCAACGTCACTCCCTGCCACATGACTGCAGCTACAGGCTACAGTGGGGCCCAAGCAGGGGGTCAGGGGTCAGTCAGTGCTCGGTGGTCAGAGCAGTGAAAGCAGGGGCCAAGGCCAGGAGGCACTTCCTGGACCTTCAGCACTGATGCCTGGTGCTGCGGGCGGAAGCGGTCAGAGCTTCAGCTTGAGAACACTGCCGAGAGGGAAGGGCTTCTCCAGACCCGAGtatgtgcttttattttcatctccaaattcttttgttgttgctttgcagccacaacccagtgatgctcaagacttattcctggctctgcactcaggaaccattcctggtgggtttggggggaccatgtagggtgctgtgAGTGGAACTGCGGTCAGCTGCTCGTaaagcaaacaccgtacccgTTGTACCAGCACTCTGGTcccctttacttttatttttttattttttggggtcacacccggcaatgctcaggggttactcctgggtctgcactcaggaattacccctggcagtgctcaggggaccatatgggatgctgggaattgaacccaggtcggctgcgtgcaaggcaaacgccctacccgctgtgctatcacgccagccccgtGGTTCCCTTTACTTTTAAATGACAGATAACCAAAATAGCAGTTTCCTGAggtctctttattattattattattattattattattattattactattattattattattattattaatcgtGGACAGGACAGAAAGGCTGGTTCTGTCTTACGTCCTTCCAACCTTCCCGGGTATGACTCAGGGCACCGAACTTGATACCAGCTGACACATGTGTCTCTAACACCGAAACAGGCCAAAAGGGAGGGTGTCAAAGGTGTCAGGTTAAAAGCCTGCCTCCTGACAGCTCGTAGCACAAAGGTCACTGAGGAGGATTCCAGATGGGGACATAATCTTGAAACGCAAAAGAGGGAGACAATTCCAGGCAGAAGGATCTGAACGGAGGCAGCAAGCTGGGAAAGTGCAAGGAATTTCAGGCACCGAAACCTGACCCATTTACTCTGTAAAGCTGGGCTGGGGCTCCTCCAAGGGCAGTTTGGATTTCAGCAGAAAAAAGTGAAGCCGCAGTGCTGAGAAAGGAGGGGACTGAAGGGACgcagagctggggggcggggtccGGTCATGCTCGCTCTGGCAGCTGTCTGAAGAGTTCAGGCACCAGATGATGCGGTGAGgagacagaaatatatatatattttggggtcacacccagtggtgctcaggggttattcctggctttacactcaaaaattgctcctggcagtgcttggggggaccatatgggatgccggggatcaaacccaggtcagggatcgccctacccgctgtgctatcactccggccccaaggagacagaaatatttatttgctggggctagagagctagcagagcgggtagagcacttgcctggcacgactggggtttgatcccagcaccctacacagcccctgagccccgaaagagtaagccctgaacacacccTGGATATTTACATGTAATCATTTGCATGGTCGCATATCTCCAGCCTGAAGGCCCTGTGCTTTCACTGGACCTCCAGACCACCAGCCTGTCTGCACCTCTCACCCAAGGGCTGGCTGTGGTCACCCTGCTCACCATGCAGTACCTTTGTCGGCTTTTAGGGTCCTGCTGAggtaggcaggatagggaaggccccctcccaaggcactGGCAAAAGCCAATCTTGCAGGAAACAggagaaacaggaactaaggcctgagaaGAACCTCACCTATCTACAGCACCAGACCCAGAGacgctcctgcagaaacaaaaggccaagaAAGCAATTTCAAAGACCCCCACCACTCCCAAAgccccctggtaacctccttagcaagggacttttacctaggtagaagccccacatggaggcaggttggaaaaacactataaaggccaccttggaAAGGAGCGCATATGCTGCCAAAGCCCACGGCTGCTTGCACCCTGTGGTCGAGCACATATGTCGCAGGCATTAGAGATgtgtgctttttcctttttttttgagggggggtcacacccggagatgctcaggggttactcccgtctctgcactcagaaattacctctggtggtgctcaggggaccatatgggatgctgggaatcgaatccgggtcggccgcgtgcaaggcaaatgccctacccgctgtgctatcactccagccccgagatgtgTACTTCTATGCTTCCCTGTCTAACGcagggatgtgtgtaggggctctctccgcccttggagaagcccgggttctctctcgagcatgctactctccactctctcccactttccctccttcccttcaaatcctccaaataaaatctatttacttcactgcttgtctactcctgaaattcctttctgggaggcgagacaagaacccagtaaccctgggtcccggatggcagaggcagatggggagaaagtgactctttCTCTTCCCCGCTTCATGTACGTCagccgtggggcccactgacaccACTGCCTCCTTCCACTGTCCCCCGCACCCCCATGGAGACATTTTCTTCTGTATTTCCCTTTAAAATATAGGGAGGCAGGGACGAAAAATAAATGGCAGGTGTTCCTGAGGCCTCTCTTCTCAGCCCTCCCCTCTCGCCAGGTGAGATGCTCAGTGAGTCGCCTTTACACCCGACTGGGGATGCTCCACCCAGAACCCACCCTCCTGGTCAGCAGCCTACAATGGGTCGTGAAGTGCCTCCCAGTAATTTTCTGCCCTCCTCCCACCTGACCTACATGGCCAGGCTGCCTCGCTCCTCAGCCGATGCTGTGCCCTGCGGACCACCGAGCTATCACAGCATCCTACGCAACAGCAGGACCCAAACGGAGACCTCAAGGCTCACGACACAGAGCATGTATGTCAGCAGCTGCCAGGCTGAGGAGGGCGGAGGGACAAGGCTGGCGGACACTGAAGGGCTCAGAGCTGGGGCATCCCACACATTCAAAGGAGCTTTTCAAAATTTTGATTTTGATCCCCATTTTCTTGCTGCCACCCCTCCCAggattcctctgtgtgtgtgtatgtgtgtgtgtgtgtgtgtgagagagatccTTTAATACCTGCTCCTCATTTCAAGATGCTTCAAAGTGTTCTTTGAGAGCCAGAGGTTTACAATGTAGATCTGAATAATAGCTGCAAGAAACCAATGTGGGCAGTAGGCCAAATGTGAACAATTTAATTTGACACTCCACTCGCTCACTCACTGGTTTGtttaaacatttattgagcacttttcAATGTGCCAGGCATGGTGCAAGGCGCTGGGTATAACAATGATTAAGACACAGTCTCTCAAGGAGCTCACAGTCTAATGGTAAACTACTGAGTAAACCGAGGCACAGAGTGGTAAATGACTTACCCAATGAGGTAGAGAGAGCCAGGGCAATGCGGGACTAGAGCTGGAGAGAGGGCCGGGGAAGTAAAAGAAACCTCATTCGAAAAGCAAAGGCTGCATACAGAAACATCATTACAAAATCTGCTCGCAAAAAGGTAAAAATAGCTTCCATTTTCCACCGTGACTGAATCCACGTCTTTCAGTGAATGAAGTCGGTTACCTGACGACATCTCTGTATCTGCCCCCTTGAGGCAGGCCACCAGTCTGCTCGGAAACAGAACTGCAGAGAGCCTGGAATCTAATCTAAGCACTGGGAACCCTCCTGATTTAGCCCATGGACGCTGAAAGTATAGCGCATCTAGGACACTTCTACATGTAGAAGTCTCGGGGGGAAAATTCTCCTCTAACCCTCCTGCAGAGGATTCTAATAAGTTATAGATACCACAGAAATTAGAGAATTTCTTACTCTCCTTATATACATTATTTTGGCTATACAATGGTGAAGCTTCATTTAGATGTCTCTTAAGCAATCTACAcattatacagatatatacaaagacatcACAGCGAGCTGCACGTGTTCAGCCACCACCACAGTCACGGACGGCAGGCAGGAGCCTGTATAAGGCAATTTCTTTTGTGATAATGACACATGATCTTCGAGGGAAAGGGTCAAGTCCAAGAAGAACCGTCTACTTTAGTGATACTCCGTGATGCAGTCATTTCAGCAGGCTAAAGGTCCGGCTCCCGGACAGAAAGCAGTGAACAGGCACGAGAGAGTTTGTTTCCAAATGCGGGAACCATAATTACCACGTCATCTAAGCAGCGGGCCACTCAAAGATGCCACTGGCTCCAACGCTGCGACGGAGAATGCAGAAACGGCACGGCTGAGTTATTGCTCCTAGAATGAAATCTGACGCATAATTCATCCACTCGGGGCATCCAAAGGAAACCCAAGGCAGGAACTCTGAACTGTGATCAGGTGCTCACTTCAAGCAACTCCTCACCTGGCTGTGAAGGATTTTcctctggaaagaaaaataaaataatgagagaaaTTCTCCTTAAGTGGGGGCTTGAGAagcagatataaaaaaaaaacacgtttcaagtgctcaaaaaaaaaaaaaagacccctgGTTGAGAAGCATATTCTCATTTTCAGTGGTTTGAGGCTAATGTTTTAAGCCTCATGATGAAACTGGACTCAAGAGACCTAGCAAGAACACAGCTCCGAGACAACAGCCCGCCTTCCCTTGCCCACGCAGAGGTCAGAGCCAGCCAAGCTAAACCTCATTCCCACTGACAGCAAGATGACATTGTAAGAAACATTGTAAACTGTAATGCAGAGTAcctggatttaaatttttttgtgtttgagccacatccagcagtgcccaggtcttattcctggcagtgctcaaggggccaggtgggatgctgggtatggacccggactggccacatgccaggcaagcaccctacctgctgtacaactgCTCCAGCCCACGTAccttaattaaaaacaacaacaaaaaaaatctcttgttCTCCTGGCcagaacagtaataaaaatagtaatattaaaaatgagtaaaagtagcactgtcgtcccattgttcattgatttgcttaagcgggcgccagtaatgtctccactgtgagagttGTTGAGTAAAAGTATGTATCATAAATATgtacaatatattttatgtatatcattagagggctggagtgatagcacagtggcagggtgtttgccttgcatgcagccgacccgggttcgactcctccgc contains these protein-coding regions:
- the LOC101538991 gene encoding 60S ribosomal protein L22-like 1, whose protein sequence is MAPKDKEPKRATWKFNLDLRHPVEDGIFDSGNFEQFLREKVKVNGKTGNLGNVVHIERLKSNITAVSEKQFSKRYLKYLTKKYLKKNNLRDWVRVVASDKETYELHYFQMSQDEDGSESED